The Primulina eburnea isolate SZY01 chromosome 12, ASM2296580v1, whole genome shotgun sequence genome includes the window TCTGTTATAGCggcctaggatgagtctcgataGATTGGTTCATGATTCATATAATTTAGTAGGAGTTTTAAGCTTCGTGTCGCGAAGTCCAGAatactcggcgcccgagcggtaatattttaccgctcgagcgccactctTTATGTACGAGTATTTTCCCCAAAAGGCTCgccgctcgagcggtaatttattaccgcccgagcgtggACCCTGGCGCGAGAGCGGTAaggttttaccgcccgagcgcggccccatctgtaaaaatattttgttcttttttcttttcaagttcTATAGTAAGttcatgtattttatttattttgggaaatgttcacacatcattttagAGATTGTTCGGGGTGCGATGTCATGGGTTAGTACGACGAtttaacgaggtcaagtcccgagtgatctaaaatgtcataagctatctatttaattcggtggtgagcaagaatacctacgtctaagtatgcaagttaagtgttgaaattcatgttagtatgtgcagcagtggccccaagcgagatccaacgaatccctcaacgccaagtaagtatgtttcaCGTGCAAAAACaaatgtttttgaggtatgttaaatgtcttgtgaccaaattatgtttaggattggaaagtgttaaattatgaacggggaccaatccgcccgttaaattatgaacgggtttagatcgagattggaaagcgttaaattatgaacggggatcaatcaggccgttaaattatgaacgagaaTCTCATGAATGTGGCAGTGGATTCGTCCctatcagcccagtactgtggtttagtccgATCAGgcgaattatgttatgggtcactcgctttgaaacatgcctctacacaaagaaaattatgaagttatgtatgtttaagtatgttcaagtatgcaagcatgtttatgaaagtttcacgttatggcacgtctaagatatgtacgtatgttcaagtttatttcaagttcaagtttaagtatgtacgctctattttgaaattgcatgtgattttattatgtagtacttgttactaccagtttatacgtgttgagtctttagactcactagacttgatcgatgcaggtgaggatggtTATGAGGAGACTGACGGTGGGGACTCAAGAACAGGCTTTggctgagcgggaggctaacccgaggaccgtcatGTTTTACGTTTTATGCAAACATTTAATACTTTTGACAAACTTTAACTTTCAAATATTTTGTTGCAACAACTCGTGAGACATACAGATTACTTCTTTTAATGAATCTTAAACGTTCatgtttatttaagaaaatttttaaattttctgcAAAAATTTGattagtaaaagtacggtacgttacagttttGAATTATGAGAATTAGTCGTGGATATCGAAATATATGTAAATACTTAAgacgtatatgtaaatgctgatGATGAGGCTCAGGCACAGTGGATGTGTTATATTGTCCCTGATGTCCGACCAGGTACCGCAGTTCTATgcatgatggatccatcgtaaatgaaGAATGATGTAAAATAGTCAGCACTAATGAACTGAAGTCACTAAATGAACGatgaatgataaatgatgaatgttgaacgatgaatgatgatgagctgttttgacatgtAACGATTTCATACGGCACGTTTATATTACACTTGTAAATTTCACGAAAGGTATCATGAATATGGTATTTTTCTCTATtgtgtgctatatatatatatatacttgttaTTTTTGGTAAAGGCAtgttgaatctttagactcactaggtgtgtgtGATGCAGATGAACATGATATCGAGAGGACTGGAGGTACCGaattctgagtaggcagacctggtggggcgacacgacccgaggaccgcatgttTTCTGCACATTTAcgattttatgatgttgaaaGGATATGAGTATTTTTATACGCTGatttattttactgttggatGTTAGGATTTTTACTTGTTTATGTCCGTTATATTTTTATTGGAAAATGCTAATGATATTTTTAAGAAGGAATGCATGCATACACAAATATCCaaattcttattttcaaaatgCGATctcttttctttaaaaataaatatatatatatatatatatatttcctcATTTTTAAATAAGTAGACATTACAAACATAGACTTCCCCGGCGGATTCTCTCTTTTTCTCCTCAACCTACAAGAGGGATTTAGCAACATTTCAGCAGTTATCACTCCCCAACGCCAGGTTGTTATTGTAGTAAATTTGGCAAGAAAATGGGGACAGCGGGAGTAGCTAGTATATGATAAATATATGAAATGGTAAGAAAGGGAGCAATTGGCTCTATGCAACACCTAAGCTAGAAGGATGCAAGTGGGAACCACCACAGACAGGACATGTTCTGCAACTTGCCAAAAGAGAGGTACGAAAGGGAAAAAGGGCCTTTAAAGCAACAAAGATATGAATTGGAAGCAACTCGTGGTTCTTTCTTCACCTTCTCTTGCCCTTCAAAAAACTAGTTCGGATATCACACTCGAGCACCTTTCTGAGACGTTGGTTTTGTGTGTGGCTCTCTTTTCTTATCCCTACCTACAATGTCCTCCCTTCTTCATTATATAAATTTTGCGGGTATATCTCTTTCCTTCTTCCCTTTCATCTATTCATTTGAATGAAAGATAACACTAGTCACACAATAATAGTATGACGAGTCAAGGAAATGGATTACCGGAAGACAATTCTTGGCCAGAGCTTGAGTTACCTGAATTGCTAAGTATTGGCACCGTTAAAACTCTTCATGCAGCTATTGAAACTGATTGGGACTCCCTTCGTCGATCAGGATGCCAGACGGCAGCCGGAAGAGCGTCTTGGAAACACATGATACATGATCCGGTAGCAGAGCTGCTAGCCGGCGAGACGTACCTGAGAAGCATTTATGAAAAGATTAAGAAAGACAGGCTTAATAATGCCAGGGAGATTTCGGGGGTGATTCTTGCTGTTCGAACCCTCTGGATTGATTCGAAACTCGAGGCGGCACTCGATTCCTTTCATTGTGCCGGAGCTCAGGTGGTGCTGCTGGGTGCAGGTAATGTGTCGACCTTTTTGAATTTTATCCTACAGATAGTTTTGGTTCTGCATTTTACTAAAATGAAATGACATTGAGAAGATTTAATTTGAAGTGGTCTATTATATTATAGAAAATTGAACTGGGATCACCATTGCTAAACTATTAATATTTCACATAAAAATCAGCTTATGTTTCCCATATTTGATGGCGTATCAGTGTTTCCGATGTATGAATATTGTTAATGGGAAAAGGAAAAATTGACAATTGAGAATGAAACAACTGGACAATTCAGAATAAATATAATTTCGGAGTTGCTTTTCAAAATTGACAATTGGGAAAAGTTTCTAGTCTAACCACTAACTATACCAAATTCGCATTATGATAATTCACCCCGGCACACCATAGGAACAGGAAAATTAGTTAACACCGTAAAGTAAGTCTTAAGCCAAAATGCTATACTTACAAATGTCAGCTGTGTTCGTCAATTTCACCGGTGATCCATAAAATAACATCTTCCCATTGTAAAATATGTACCTGGATTCCAACTGCAACAGTCCTAATCCCACCTCCTTACGGGCATTATTTAATGTGACCAAGAAATATATGGCAAAGTCAAAAACAAAAATGGGTTTCAATAAATTTCAGCATCAACATAAAGACTAATATTCGttaaattttagaaattttgAGCCGCTGGAAAAAACAACCATTTTAGTGGTCACATTTTTGTTTTACTTATACGGAAAATATTGGTTAATTTGTCTAACACagagtaaatttttttaatgatcACCCATATATGATATTGAAGCCCAAAAGTTTTAAATGCTCATAATCTTGTCCAAAATAAAGAGCACAAAAGTAGAGTCCATCTCAAACTTCGTTGCAGTTAATATGTAAACACAGTGAAAACCAGAAACTCTCCACATCTCCTGTTTTCGCTGTATCAGAGAAACAATTAAAACTATTAGAACATGCATAAATCTTTGAAATGTAGTTAGATTTGACCCCCTAATCTGTTTGTAAACTGCCAGCCAAATGATGAAGCGAAGTCCAAATGTAGTGAATGTATAAACTTCATCCTTCCTACAATAATTCAAGACTTATATATAATGAGTAAAGTTAATAAAAATGGAAGAAACACAAGAaacaaatatcaaaattttcaataaatAAGATGAAAGAAGTTCTTTCTTACCTGCACAGGAATGGATGCAAGGGCATATCGCCTCAGCTGCTTGAAAGAAAGCAGTATGTTCGAGGTTGATTTTCCAGAAGTTTTGAAAGCAAAAACTGATATTCTTGAGGCAGCTGTGAATGCAATGGATGAGAAACAACAACCCATTTTGAAAGCCAAATCATTGAGTAGAGTGGCAGCTGACTTGACTGAAGATGACTGGCTTCAAAAGCTTCAAATATCAGGATTCGAGCCAAAGAAGAGTACAGTATGGATTTTGGAGGGTATCTTGTACTATCTATCACATTGTCAGGCTATGAAAGTACTTAAAATCATTGCCGAAAAGTGCCAGCTTACCCATACAGTTCTCTTAGCAGACTTCATGAACAAACAGGCAACAACACTATCTAGCTCCACTTTTCATTTCTACTGTGATTGGCCTGATGAATTACTCCCATCTCTAGGGTTTTCCGATGTTACTCTTTCTCAGATTGGTGACCCAGATGCTAATTTCGGATTATTGGAAGATCCACTAAATTTGTTCAATAAGTTACGCAGCTTACCTAGATCTATTCAAAATCACCCAGATGACGGTGCACCATGTGGCCGCTTGTATTTGTTGCAGGCCTCTGGTTCACCCAATCAAACAATTTCATGAGGCGAAGTTTCAGTAGAATACTTGATATACATATTAAAACTTGCACTTTCACATTATAGAGGTAGGTGATAAATCTTATGAGTGTCATTTACATGTTATCATAGACTTTATCATATTAAATGAGAGCAAATCATCCAGTTTGCAACTCTGAAAGACTATGAAGCATTAATAAAGAACAAAAATGGTTCACTTTACACTTACAAATGTCCTTTAACTTTAAGCAGTCATAATTGAACTGGTAGATTTCAACGAGAATGGGAGGAGCAGAACTTTTTTTGAGGCATAATTCTGCAACAATTCTAGTGTCTGGCAATCTTCAACTTGATTTAAAGGCATTAGCATAAAATGTGCGCCTATGTTACATGGTACTACCATGAAGAACTATAAGAAAACTAGCACGCTCTTTGTATTTCCAAAAAGATTCGACCAATGCAATTATAATGGATGATTGGATGATTTCCATATGTATGTTACCAACGCAAGAAGATAGAATAGTTCCATCCATTGCAAATACACATGAACCATTAAACTCTTCCATTTGCAATCCACAAATGCAAAACGATATTTACAAATTACAGAGAGTTCTTGACAAATGGAATGTGCTTCACAGCCTATTGTCTTTTCATTTTGTTATTTCATATGAATCAAAAAATATCGAAGAAAGTTGATGTGGATGGTGACTACTTATAAAAAAAGGTGCACTCTCTCCGATCTGGTGCACCTAAATATCTGGACTCCCACTGTAACATACATTTGTCAAGTTTTAGAAGATTGGCCAAAAATGAGAGGCTAAATGACCTGTCACCTAGAAACTTGGAACCATgtacatcaattttttttatatataaatcaaaattttcaagttTCAATCGGACAACTTTGATATCATGTGATAGTGATGTATgccaaaaaaacaaacaaaaagccTACAAACACGCAAACATGACATTGCATTACCGAGTGAACTATACAAGGTCTCCATAGAAGCCGTTATAAACAGCGCCTAAAATTGGTGATAAACAATAATGCACCTGTTTCACAATTCATTTGAGTTCATGTCCAAGAAGTGGTGGTTTAGGCCTTGCCAAAACTTAGTGCGATCAAAATTCAAGACAATTCTTGATACCCTGCTCAAAGTTGTTCAGAGAAGTTATTGCATCCTTAAGTCCAACACAACTCTTTGCCTGCTTGACAGTAAAATATGATACATAACATGTTATGATTCCGAATCAATAAATTTTCAAAAGTTTCTCAAATTTGAAGATTGATTTAGAAGAGCGTGATGTATGTTAATAAAACACTTGCCGTACATACCTGATAGAAGTTAGAGCAACATCCCCTTCTCTAGTCATGCCACTAAGAGATGTAAACAATCTGCATAAGAGAGGAAAATTTTACTGAATGAATCTgctgaaataaattttaaaatctctcaGGTCATTATCTCTCAGAGTTCCAGTCTTTTGATGTGTGCGAAGTTAAATGATTCCGAGATAATGGAGATATAAAAGAAACAACAGGCTAAGGATCAATCAACCAAATGAAAACATACTGTATAAGATCACTTAGTTTGGTGCCCGGCTTCCAACTTGATTGGATCTTTATCATCAAGTAAAGAAGATGCATTTTTCAGAATCAACTGGAATGTGCACACCTAAAAGCAAGAGTATGGAGATTGCATTTAATTTTCctttaaaaatgaaaaatataaaatatcatcTATTAAATTGTTGGGACACCGTTTTCTCGCACTCAAGACGCAAtagaatttttaaattttagtttCAACGCTCGAAACTTTACTTGGGCATCGTATGCATTTAAACGTCCATAAGGTGTTTAGCATTGTTACCTTCGCGTAAATTATGTTGGACAGAGATAACCCTTCTTGTATCTCTCTTCGAACGGTTCTTTCGTCTTTGATCGTCAAACCAAGCCAACTATCAGAGACTATGTTCCTTATTTGAATTGCAATAGAAATCACAAACAATTTCTTCGTTGAGAATAGGACacccaaatttcataaatccaGAGTCTATACGGCGACACAAGGAAGAAATCTCGgctgaattttttttcttcaaaacttGGGATGGGAGAAACTTGTTGGGAAgtgaagaaggaatttttgttGTGTTTTTAATGTTACGTGTTATCCACCTTTGATAACCTATTTATTACAATATACAAGTTGTACACCACTAGGATTCCTAATCCTAGTCTCACCAAGACTcttaatttcattaattaaaattctcatatcattattatatcattttttttattaattttgacAATATAtgatctatttataatatatatacatacacttcTTTAAATCACCATATAAAGTATAtacaaatattaatatatttcaaCATGCACTTTTAATACATACATAGACatattgatttaaattaaataaaaattatttattttattaattaactcCTTAGTTAATTAATTCTATAACCCTCTAGAATATTTTATGAGAATTTTGTACATGTTAGTAACCATTGCTACTagtactattatttaattagtaatttcaaaattcaataaataaataattgtgagcTCATTATAACTCCGACCGACGATCCGACATCACTGATATACCAATGATACAAattttgttcatataatgaaaattaaaatttcgaatatcaaaattttcaatgtcCATGTTTGGCAATTGCAAGTTTTGTGAACTCCTTCACCAAAACAGGCAGTCCCACCTTCCTTACTCAACTAAAAATTAAGTCAACTTCAATTTCTTTCATCTTATGGAAtcaacttataaactcttttataggCTTTCTATTGGATCTCCATCAAACTTTAGTTGTCAATTTCATCTCTTTGAATTTCtcaacaagaacacataatccaaTACTTGTGCGACCTTCAATGGTTCAGTGATATAACTAGCTgcgggttcacatctccatgggattagaataacatttatttttattcgcGCTAACTCTAATTAGATTCATTCTcctcatcaacaccttgattaagaatgtcagaGCTCATTTCTAAGTGCACCAATCAGATCATGGAaaaagcgtctagtagcatccaCCACTACAATGTATTTactcctacgtatttcgaaactataCTCAATCTCACCACTTGATTGCCCTCAATGAAGTCGGTAAAcgaatcaaagtgcatgctagtacgcaGAGCCTCTACATTGTCTCGGGTCtaaagactaatggtgtacaaccataatagcggactattccactcgataagtaatAACCACTTGGACAGTCTGAGAGAGAGTTGTTCGGTGAATTATCAAATGATCACTCATCTGTATGAATGGATATCTTTCATACCCTTATCAATGAAACATGACATTTACttcacagatactagtctcaagtTCAAGCAaaatttatccttattttatgcGGTTAATTCGACTAGGAGCCTCTTTAGAATATATGTTACACtttctaatgag containing:
- the LOC140808275 gene encoding uncharacterized protein translates to MTSQGNGLPEDNSWPELELPELLSIGTVKTLHAAIETDWDSLRRSGCQTAAGRASWKHMIHDPVAELLAGETYLRSIYEKIKKDRLNNAREISGVILAVRTLWIDSKLEAALDSFHCAGAQVVLLGAGMDARAYRLSCLKESSMFEVDFPEVLKAKTDILEAAVNAMDEKQQPILKAKSLSRVAADLTEDDWLQKLQISGFEPKKSTVWILEGILYYLSHCQAMKVLKIIAEKCQLTHTVLLADFMNKQATTLSSSTFHFYCDWPDELLPSLGFSDVTLSQIGDPDANFGLLEDPLNLFNKLRSLPRSIQNHPDDGAPCGRLYLLQASGSPNQTIS